The following proteins are co-located in the Trichormus variabilis 0441 genome:
- a CDS encoding NADPH-dependent oxidoreductase: protein MTNPTELLHRRYGVDAFNADISWNETLSTLLSHRSIRSYLSDSLPSNTLETLVAAAQSASTSSNLQTWSVVAVQDAQRKEKLSQLANNQAHIRQCPLFLVWLADLARLTYVAESQGLSHDALDYLEMFLMAAIDATLAAQNAVVAAESLGLGTVYIGALRNRPEEVAEVLNLPPHVFAVFGLCVGYADSSVNVEVKPRLPQAAVLHRETYQLEKQDQEIALYNQIMKAFYNSQQMNVAGDWSEHSAKRVAFAESLSGRDRLQEALKNLGFKLR, encoded by the coding sequence ATGACCAATCCTACTGAGTTATTACATCGTCGTTACGGCGTAGACGCATTCAATGCAGATATTTCTTGGAACGAGACATTATCAACTTTACTGTCTCACCGTTCGATTCGTTCTTACCTTAGTGATTCCCTACCATCAAACACTCTAGAAACTTTGGTAGCAGCAGCCCAATCTGCATCGACTTCCTCAAATCTCCAGACATGGAGTGTAGTTGCTGTCCAAGATGCACAACGTAAGGAGAAGTTATCGCAGTTAGCGAATAACCAAGCGCATATTCGCCAGTGTCCTTTATTTCTGGTGTGGTTAGCAGATTTGGCAAGACTAACATACGTTGCTGAGAGTCAAGGATTATCCCATGATGCTTTAGATTATCTAGAAATGTTTCTGATGGCGGCTATAGATGCGACATTGGCGGCACAAAATGCCGTTGTTGCTGCCGAATCTCTGGGTTTGGGAACAGTTTATATAGGTGCATTGCGTAACCGTCCAGAAGAAGTGGCAGAGGTTTTAAATTTACCGCCTCATGTCTTTGCAGTTTTTGGGTTGTGCGTCGGTTACGCAGATTCATCTGTAAATGTGGAAGTTAAACCGCGTTTACCTCAAGCAGCAGTATTGCATCGGGAGACTTATCAATTGGAGAAACAAGACCAGGAAATTGCTCTTTACAACCAAATCATGAAAGCATTCTACAATTCCCAACAGATGAATGTTGCTGGTGATTGGTCGGAACACTCAGCTAAACGAGTAGCGTTTGCTGAATCTTTATCAGGACGCGATCGCTTGCAGGAAGCTTTGAAAAATTTAGGTTTTAAGTTGCGCTAA
- a CDS encoding sulfonate ABC transporter substrate-binding protein — protein sequence MLNFLFQRIITYWQKLFIFKFANQSRSISIVPIKFTGTFITGLCLSLLFAACTANNASNITTVSANNSTQSKASVVRIGYQKSAILLKSKGLLEKRLQPEGVSVEWNEFPAGPQLLEAMNVGSIDFGHTGESPPIFAQAADAAITYIAGIIPSPANSAILVPKNSDIKTVNDLKGKKIAFQKGSSAHYLLVQILEKNGLKYSDIQPIYLPPADARAAFVKGSIDAWSIWDPFYAAAEKSADARVLIDGTGINKQGGYYLASRKFANQQPEIIKAILEEIQNTEQWSDKNRNEVAATLSPILGIDLETMQRSTNRRKFGIRPITPELITLQQEVADKFYELKLIPKAIDVKEAMLTPAQYAAFAPKNP from the coding sequence ATGTTGAATTTTCTATTCCAGCGCATAATAACCTATTGGCAAAAATTGTTTATTTTCAAATTTGCTAATCAGAGTCGCTCAATATCTATCGTTCCTATAAAATTTACTGGGACATTTATTACTGGCTTATGCCTCAGTCTTTTATTTGCTGCCTGCACAGCTAATAATGCTAGTAATATCACTACTGTGTCTGCTAATAATTCAACTCAGAGTAAAGCATCTGTAGTCAGAATAGGCTATCAAAAATCAGCAATTCTCTTAAAAAGTAAAGGGCTTTTAGAAAAGCGCTTGCAACCTGAAGGAGTATCTGTTGAATGGAATGAATTTCCTGCCGGTCCGCAGCTTTTAGAAGCGATGAATGTCGGTAGTATTGACTTCGGGCATACTGGAGAATCACCACCAATTTTTGCTCAAGCAGCCGATGCTGCAATCACATATATTGCGGGAATTATACCCAGTCCAGCTAATTCAGCAATTCTTGTTCCCAAAAATTCCGATATCAAAACAGTCAATGATCTTAAAGGGAAAAAAATCGCTTTCCAAAAAGGTTCTAGCGCCCATTATCTGCTAGTGCAAATTTTAGAAAAAAACGGACTGAAGTACAGCGATATTCAACCCATATATCTACCCCCAGCCGATGCTCGTGCCGCCTTTGTCAAAGGTAGCATTGATGCTTGGTCAATTTGGGACCCCTTTTATGCAGCAGCCGAAAAATCTGCCGATGCTCGTGTGTTAATTGATGGCACAGGAATTAATAAGCAGGGAGGATATTACCTTGCTAGCCGCAAATTTGCTAACCAGCAACCAGAAATTATTAAAGCAATACTAGAAGAAATTCAAAATACTGAACAATGGTCTGATAAAAATCGCAATGAAGTAGCAGCAACTCTTTCTCCTATCTTGGGCATCGATTTGGAAACGATGCAAAGAAGTACTAACAGAAGAAAATTTGGCATCAGACCAATCACTCCAGAATTAATTACTCTCCAGCAGGAAGTTGCAGATAAATTCTATGAACTAAAATTAATTCCCAAAGCAATTGATGTCAAAGAAGCAATGCTTACACCAGCGCAATATGCAGCTTTTGCACCCAAGAATCCATAA
- a CDS encoding cystathionine gamma-synthase, which translates to MEFETKAIHEGQQSDPQTGAVIVPIYLTSTYQQEAIGQHKGYEYSRTGNPTRNALEEALAAIENGEYGLAFASGLAATTTVLSLLKSCDHIVAGDDLYGGTYRLLERVVKNWGVTTTYVDIDDISNFAKAIQPNTKLIWVETPTNPLLKIIDIAALANIAEQNNLILVVDNTFASPYFQRPLDNGADIVVHSTTKYLGGHSDIIGGAVVTSNEQLYTELKFYQNAIGAVPSPFDSWLVLRGIKTLAVRMREHEKNALLLAQFLEQHPKVERVYYPGLPSHEQHQLAKSQMSGFGGMISLELKGDFADVEKFASRLQLFLLAESLGGVESLLCYPAKMTHGSLPQEERYKRGINDNLVRLSVGIENVLDLQADLENALS; encoded by the coding sequence ATGGAATTTGAAACTAAAGCAATTCATGAAGGTCAACAATCAGATCCACAAACTGGTGCGGTGATTGTGCCAATTTATTTAACTTCTACATATCAACAAGAAGCCATAGGTCAGCACAAAGGGTATGAATATTCTCGCACTGGAAACCCCACGCGTAATGCTTTAGAAGAGGCTTTAGCAGCGATTGAAAATGGTGAATATGGTTTAGCATTTGCTTCTGGTTTAGCGGCTACTACCACTGTCCTAAGTCTACTTAAAAGCTGCGATCATATTGTGGCTGGCGATGATTTGTATGGTGGTACTTATCGTTTATTAGAAAGGGTGGTAAAAAATTGGGGTGTAACCACCACCTATGTAGATATTGATGATATTTCTAATTTTGCTAAAGCTATTCAACCCAACACTAAACTGATTTGGGTAGAAACTCCTACTAATCCCTTATTAAAAATCATTGATATTGCCGCACTAGCAAATATTGCTGAGCAAAATAATCTTATTCTAGTAGTTGATAACACATTTGCTAGTCCTTACTTTCAAAGACCGTTAGATAATGGTGCTGATATTGTAGTTCACAGTACCACCAAATATTTAGGAGGACACAGCGATATTATTGGCGGCGCAGTGGTGACATCCAATGAGCAACTATATACTGAATTGAAATTTTATCAAAACGCAATTGGGGCTGTTCCCAGTCCCTTTGATAGTTGGTTAGTGCTACGAGGAATTAAAACATTAGCTGTCAGAATGCGAGAACATGAAAAAAATGCTTTGTTATTGGCTCAATTTTTAGAACAGCATCCCAAAGTCGAACGCGTTTATTACCCAGGTTTACCTAGCCATGAACAACATCAATTGGCTAAATCACAAATGTCTGGTTTTGGCGGGATGATTAGCTTGGAATTAAAAGGCGATTTTGCTGATGTAGAAAAATTTGCTTCTCGTCTCCAGTTATTTTTGTTAGCAGAAAGCTTAGGCGGTGTAGAATCATTGCTTTGCTACCCTGCAAAAATGACTCATGGTTCTCTACCACAAGAAGAAAGATATAAACGGGGAATTAATGATAATTTAGTCCGTCTTTCTGTAGGAATTGAGAATGTATTAGACTTGCAAGCTGATTTGGAGAATGCTTTAAGTTGA
- a CDS encoding cystathionine beta-synthase, with product MATYENILQAIGQTPLVRLNRVTANVQSPIYAKVEYLNPGGSTKDRIALSMIENAEKTGQIQPGGTIIEATAGNTGVGLALIAAVKKYRCIFVMPDKMSQDKINLLKAYGAEVVVTPTSVPPDSPESYNGVAERLAKEIPGAYRPNQFENPNNPLAHYLTTGPEIWADSQGKIDVFVAGMGTGGTISGVAKYLKEQNPNIIIVGADPEGSILSGDSPKSYKVEGIGEDFIPKTFNRQLVDEMIRVSDKESFNMARRLAREEGLLVGGSCGTVVAAALKYAARLSQPKYIVVLLPDTGRNYINKIYSDVWMQENGFWEGKTVKTIKVGEILQQKTDFPSLVAVSPSDTLSQATNLLQKLNISQLPVIDNHHVVGSLNEASLMKFLYDGINFSNQQVLAVMGKPLPILDENVDVSEAYRVLLSGTTGIIITRNNIPAGLITRADLIRYWISQNQEKSKVNNGI from the coding sequence ATGGCTACTTATGAAAATATTTTACAAGCAATTGGTCAGACTCCTTTAGTGAGATTAAATCGAGTTACTGCCAATGTTCAATCTCCTATTTATGCAAAAGTAGAGTATCTTAATCCTGGTGGCAGTACCAAAGATAGAATTGCCCTGTCCATGATTGAAAATGCCGAAAAAACAGGTCAAATACAACCAGGAGGAACTATTATTGAGGCCACCGCAGGTAATACCGGTGTGGGATTAGCACTCATTGCCGCAGTTAAAAAATATCGCTGTATTTTTGTCATGCCTGATAAAATGAGTCAGGATAAAATTAACCTGCTCAAAGCTTATGGTGCAGAAGTTGTTGTTACTCCTACCTCTGTACCGCCTGACTCTCCAGAAAGTTATAACGGTGTCGCGGAAAGACTAGCTAAAGAAATTCCCGGTGCATATAGACCAAATCAATTTGAAAACCCGAATAATCCTTTAGCTCATTATTTAACAACTGGGCCAGAAATCTGGGCAGATAGTCAAGGTAAAATTGATGTTTTTGTCGCTGGTATGGGTACTGGTGGGACAATTTCTGGAGTTGCTAAATATCTCAAAGAACAAAACCCAAATATTATTATTGTTGGTGCAGATCCAGAAGGTTCTATCCTCTCAGGAGATAGCCCTAAATCTTATAAAGTTGAAGGAATTGGTGAAGACTTTATTCCGAAAACTTTTAATCGTCAATTAGTTGATGAAATGATTCGCGTCAGCGATAAAGAATCTTTTAATATGGCGCGTCGTCTAGCTAGAGAAGAAGGCTTATTAGTGGGAGGTTCTTGTGGTACAGTAGTAGCCGCAGCCCTCAAGTATGCAGCACGATTATCACAGCCAAAATATATCGTAGTTTTGTTACCAGATACAGGGAGAAACTACATTAATAAAATTTACTCTGATGTCTGGATGCAAGAGAATGGTTTTTGGGAAGGTAAAACAGTTAAAACTATAAAAGTTGGGGAAATTCTGCAACAAAAAACTGATTTTCCTTCTTTAGTTGCTGTTAGTCCTAGTGATACTTTAAGCCAGGCGACAAACTTACTACAGAAACTCAATATCTCTCAGTTGCCTGTAATTGATAATCATCATGTAGTAGGTAGCCTCAATGAAGCATCTTTGATGAAATTTCTCTATGACGGGATTAATTTCTCTAATCAGCAAGTTTTAGCTGTGATGGGTAAACCACTTCCAATTCTCGATGAAAATGTAGATGTTTCTGAAGCTTACCGAGTTCTTTTATCAGGAACAACAGGGATTATTATTACTCGTAATAATATTCCCGCAGGATTAATTACCAGAGCCGATTTAATTAGATATTGGATTAGTCAAAACCAAGAAAAATCAAAGGTAAACAATGGAATTTGA
- a CDS encoding pyridoxal phosphate-dependent aminotransferase, translating to MIAELCQKSDVLAFTDEIYEHILYDGTQHISLATLPGMEERTITINGLSKTYSVNGWRVGYILATPELTGAIRKVHDFLTVAAPAPLQRAGVAAMQLPPSYYEELARLYRQKRDSILEILDQVSIPYFVPKGAYYVFANIAKFRYENALEFTNYLIKDIGVAVVPSSRFFSQPEKGNSFIRFCFSTKPETLQSTGERWLNSQPN from the coding sequence TTGATTGCTGAACTATGCCAAAAGTCGGATGTTTTAGCCTTCACCGATGAAATCTATGAACACATTCTCTATGATGGAACTCAACACATATCCCTAGCAACCCTTCCAGGGATGGAAGAGCGCACTATTACTATCAACGGTCTTTCCAAAACCTACAGTGTTAATGGTTGGCGAGTCGGCTATATTTTGGCAACACCTGAATTAACAGGAGCGATTAGAAAAGTCCACGACTTTCTCACAGTTGCTGCGCCTGCGCCGTTGCAAAGAGCCGGAGTAGCCGCAATGCAACTACCACCATCTTACTATGAAGAATTAGCCAGACTTTATCGTCAAAAAAGAGACAGCATTTTAGAGATTTTAGATCAGGTAAGTATTCCTTATTTTGTCCCCAAAGGAGCTTACTATGTCTTTGCCAATATTGCCAAATTTCGCTACGAAAATGCTCTAGAATTCACTAACTATCTAATTAAAGACATTGGTGTAGCCGTAGTTCCCAGTTCGAGATTTTTTAGTCAACCAGAAAAAGGAAATTCATTCATCCGGTTTTGCTTTAGTACAAAACCAGAAACACTACAATCAACAGGCGAAAGATGGCTGAATTCGCAGCCAAATTGA
- a CDS encoding beta-lactamase hydrolase domain-containing protein — protein sequence MNNSIRINENLTTTGQVIPEQLEQASQEGFKSVLNLRSPDELGFSHNEQQVAEALGLKYVNVPLKLEDLNEELITEVLKALKTLPKPTLVHCAAAMRSTGIALLSIAVEEGLTPEQTLAKARNLGFSVFEHSFVSQRLKNLLVDYLNKHSKVAVGTI from the coding sequence GTGAACAATAGTATACGGATTAACGAAAATTTAACGACGACAGGACAAGTCATACCAGAACAGCTGGAGCAAGCTAGCCAAGAAGGTTTTAAGTCAGTGTTGAATTTGCGATCGCCAGATGAACTAGGATTTTCCCACAATGAGCAACAAGTGGCGGAAGCATTAGGGCTGAAATACGTAAATGTACCTTTGAAGCTAGAAGACTTGAATGAAGAATTAATTACCGAAGTTCTCAAAGCATTAAAAACACTTCCAAAACCCACTTTAGTGCATTGTGCAGCAGCAATGCGTTCCACGGGAATTGCACTATTAAGTATTGCGGTTGAAGAAGGATTGACACCAGAGCAAACCCTAGCCAAAGCTCGGAATTTAGGCTTTAGTGTATTTGAACATTCTTTTGTTAGTCAGCGACTGAAAAATTTGTTAGTAGACTATCTAAATAAACACTCTAAAGTCGCCGTAGGAACCATCTGA